One genomic window of Paraburkholderia phytofirmans PsJN includes the following:
- a CDS encoding helix-turn-helix transcriptional regulator, with amino-acid sequence MLNATLTATTAPAARSKDSLGCLSNQLGRDLELDTGEFKFYRKSTVDDQASAVAMHGSDRGFLIGVSLKPGHRRRIYSAHRWTTHDFSQDSVYIRDFADDYKADLQRGFDFVLIELSRAFIANACYERNGSNVARLATLAGRNDPTLGHFAQILSLTLDRKSEASPLFVEQLGIAVGTHLLDQYGDTACSSFSKTRRLSSLQETRAKDMLLAKSQGSVSIEEIANACNLSRSYFIRAFRETTHRTPHQWLLEQRIDRARDLLRNSDYSLSQIAIACGFSDQSHFTRTFSQLVGTPPGTWRRQAAG; translated from the coding sequence ATGTTGAACGCCACACTGACCGCCACCACCGCCCCGGCCGCACGATCCAAAGACTCGCTGGGATGCCTGTCGAACCAGCTCGGCCGCGATCTCGAACTCGACACCGGCGAGTTCAAGTTTTATCGCAAGTCCACCGTCGACGACCAGGCCAGCGCGGTCGCCATGCACGGTTCCGATCGCGGCTTCCTGATCGGCGTGTCGCTCAAGCCAGGCCACCGCCGGCGCATTTACTCGGCGCACCGCTGGACCACCCACGACTTCAGCCAGGATAGCGTCTATATTCGCGACTTCGCGGACGACTACAAAGCCGATCTGCAACGCGGATTCGATTTCGTGCTGATCGAACTGTCGCGCGCTTTCATCGCGAACGCCTGTTATGAGCGCAACGGTTCGAACGTGGCGCGTCTCGCCACGCTGGCAGGTCGCAACGATCCAACGCTCGGCCACTTCGCGCAGATTCTCTCGCTCACGCTGGATCGCAAGAGCGAGGCAAGCCCGCTCTTTGTCGAGCAGTTAGGCATCGCCGTGGGCACACATCTGCTCGATCAATACGGCGACACGGCGTGCTCGTCCTTCAGCAAGACCCGGCGCCTGTCGAGTTTGCAGGAAACGCGCGCCAAAGACATGCTGCTCGCCAAGTCGCAAGGCAGTGTGTCGATCGAAGAAATCGCCAACGCATGCAACCTCTCGCGCAGCTACTTCATTCGCGCCTTTCGCGAAACCACGCATCGCACGCCGCATCAATGGCTGCTCGAGCAGCGCATCGACCGGGCTCGCGATCTCCTGAGAAATTCGGACTATTCCCTTTCCCAAATCGCCATTGCATGCGGTTTCTCCGACCAGAGCCATTTCACGCGAACCTTCTCGCAACTGGTCGGCACGCCGCCCGGCACATGGCGCAGACAGGCCGCCGGCTAA
- a CDS encoding ATP-binding protein, with protein MIELGRFQIDLEMRTVRRDGEALHLGSRAFDILAVIVSAAGRLVTKDELMNAVWPNTVVEENNIQVHLSALRKILGADRHLILTVPGRGYQLVHRQQPAPVRPASRVCAGRPLPSPKTRLVGRDAAIEQIHAMLRKAHVLTLVGAGGIGKTSLAIEAARQAAEDYAEPVCFVELATLNTFDGVLGAIAEGCGLLTEGTTPAVAQLAAALAHRHRLLVLDNAEHVIGCVAEIVEALIAESDSLRVLVTSREPLRIMPEAVFRVDPLDVPHLHSTDAEILQQSAVNLFLLRSNSLQYKVGAESAELRLVGEICRRLDGIPLAIELAAARVAALGVEGVHRRLDDRMAILAGGYRTALPRHQTLRATFDWSFALLDQGAQSLFRRIAVFGGVFTFEAMCAVVCDSTLTIENAISGISELLAKSLANVEFDGPVAKYRLPESTRAYALEKLQAEGEHSAFASRHARYLSTCFQTRTAPTVCRDAERATALHHTFDDARGAFDWAFSAEGDVRLGVDLASNLAGALLDGGMIAEACARAELAVGVLDQLPAATVDAACEMRVRAALATALPSVRGCVARSAGLWRDVFALATASGDQEFQARALWGLWNMMLSSSNIHESMKFARQFQRLGEDEGNAWQAVLGDQAVAISLHCLGQHAQAKRKLEGARERFAQLEGKSQWDSTFAVDPLVYCNGTLARIAWLQGNPGEAMTLVDALVNLVRPETMEPSLTHMLGTVAAPLALLSGDLSRAAAYLEIMRSQAALHRFDVWVEYCDCLSAYRDILDGQAARALPVLAASLDALIARGFRRVVTLFIVVHAEALVSVGRTREATSRLNDALAFCQQHGELMFVPEIWRVLGIAAHAEAGVQAGSGKDFGGKLAHAATCFAKALESSREQGARMWELRASLAMAALLRDEGRNDEAIEVLEQIAPYFDTSSSATDVRSLFAMIRRLRSRHGKAIQRAVFELPQREAHRFNDSIERVG; from the coding sequence ATGATTGAACTAGGCCGCTTTCAAATCGATCTGGAAATGCGCACCGTGCGGCGGGACGGCGAAGCGCTGCATCTGGGCTCACGCGCCTTCGACATTCTCGCCGTCATCGTGTCCGCCGCCGGCCGTCTCGTCACGAAAGACGAATTGATGAATGCGGTGTGGCCGAACACCGTGGTGGAAGAGAACAACATCCAGGTGCATCTCTCGGCCTTGCGCAAAATTCTCGGCGCGGACCGGCATCTGATTCTCACCGTGCCTGGCCGCGGCTATCAGCTTGTGCATCGGCAACAGCCAGCCCCCGTGCGGCCCGCCAGCCGGGTTTGCGCCGGGCGTCCTTTGCCTTCGCCGAAAACCCGCCTCGTGGGCCGCGACGCGGCAATCGAACAGATCCACGCGATGCTGCGGAAGGCGCACGTGTTGACGCTGGTGGGCGCGGGCGGCATCGGGAAAACCAGTCTCGCGATCGAAGCGGCGCGTCAAGCCGCGGAGGATTATGCCGAGCCCGTCTGCTTCGTCGAACTGGCTACGCTGAACACGTTTGACGGCGTGCTCGGCGCCATTGCGGAAGGTTGCGGACTGCTCACGGAAGGCACGACGCCCGCCGTCGCGCAGCTCGCCGCGGCGCTCGCGCACAGGCACCGGCTGCTGGTGCTCGACAACGCCGAGCATGTGATCGGTTGCGTGGCCGAGATCGTGGAGGCGTTGATCGCGGAAAGCGATTCGCTGCGTGTGCTCGTGACGAGCCGTGAGCCGTTGCGCATCATGCCCGAGGCGGTCTTTCGCGTGGATCCCCTCGACGTGCCGCACTTGCACTCCACCGATGCGGAGATCCTGCAGCAGTCGGCCGTGAATCTGTTTCTGCTGCGCTCCAACTCGTTGCAATACAAAGTGGGGGCCGAGAGCGCCGAATTGCGGCTGGTCGGCGAAATATGCCGCCGGCTGGACGGCATTCCGCTCGCGATCGAACTGGCCGCGGCACGCGTCGCGGCGCTCGGCGTGGAGGGCGTGCATCGGCGGCTGGACGATCGCATGGCGATTCTCGCGGGCGGCTATCGCACCGCGCTGCCGCGCCATCAGACCTTGCGCGCCACCTTCGACTGGAGCTTCGCACTGCTCGACCAAGGCGCGCAGTCGCTCTTCAGACGGATCGCGGTGTTCGGCGGCGTGTTCACGTTCGAGGCCATGTGCGCGGTCGTGTGCGATTCCACTTTGACGATCGAGAACGCAATCAGCGGGATCAGCGAACTGCTGGCCAAATCGCTCGCCAATGTCGAGTTCGACGGGCCGGTCGCGAAGTACCGGCTGCCCGAATCGACGCGCGCCTATGCGCTGGAGAAACTGCAGGCCGAAGGCGAGCACTCGGCGTTCGCTTCGCGCCACGCGCGCTATCTGTCCACCTGCTTCCAGACGCGCACGGCGCCCACCGTGTGCCGCGACGCCGAGCGCGCCACGGCTCTGCACCATACGTTCGACGACGCGCGCGGCGCGTTCGACTGGGCCTTCTCCGCCGAAGGCGATGTGCGCCTCGGCGTCGATCTCGCCTCCAACCTCGCCGGTGCGCTGCTCGATGGCGGCATGATCGCGGAGGCTTGCGCGCGCGCCGAACTCGCGGTCGGCGTGCTCGACCAGCTTCCGGCCGCCACGGTGGATGCCGCCTGCGAAATGCGCGTGCGCGCGGCGTTGGCGACGGCCTTGCCGTCCGTTCGCGGGTGCGTGGCGCGGTCGGCCGGACTGTGGCGCGATGTCTTCGCGCTGGCGACCGCGAGCGGCGACCAGGAGTTTCAGGCGCGCGCGCTGTGGGGCTTGTGGAACATGATGCTCTCCAGCAGCAACATCCACGAATCGATGAAATTCGCGCGGCAATTCCAGCGTCTCGGCGAAGACGAAGGCAATGCATGGCAAGCCGTTCTGGGCGACCAGGCGGTAGCCATATCGCTGCATTGTCTCGGGCAGCACGCGCAGGCCAAACGGAAATTGGAGGGCGCGCGCGAACGCTTTGCACAGCTCGAGGGAAAGTCGCAGTGGGACAGCACGTTCGCCGTCGATCCGCTCGTCTATTGCAACGGGACGCTCGCGCGGATCGCCTGGCTTCAGGGCAATCCCGGCGAGGCCATGACGCTGGTCGATGCGCTCGTGAATCTCGTGCGGCCTGAAACGATGGAGCCGTCGCTCACGCACATGCTCGGCACCGTGGCCGCGCCGCTCGCGCTGTTGTCGGGCGATCTGAGCCGCGCCGCGGCGTATCTGGAGATCATGCGTTCGCAGGCCGCGCTGCATCGCTTCGATGTCTGGGTGGAGTATTGCGACTGCCTGAGCGCTTACCGCGACATTCTCGACGGACAGGCGGCGCGGGCGCTGCCTGTCCTGGCCGCATCGCTCGATGCGTTGATCGCGCGCGGCTTCCGGCGTGTCGTCACGTTGTTTATCGTCGTCCATGCCGAGGCGCTCGTGAGCGTGGGACGAACGCGCGAAGCGACCAGCCGTCTGAACGACGCCTTGGCGTTTTGCCAGCAGCACGGCGAGTTGATGTTCGTTCCGGAAATCTGGCGCGTGCTGGGAATCGCCGCGCACGCCGAAGCCGGCGTGCAAGCCGGCTCCGGCAAAGATTTCGGCGGCAAGCTCGCGCACGCGGCCACCTGTTTCGCGAAGGCGCTCGAATCGTCCCGCGAGCAGGGCGCGAGAATGTGGGAACTGCGTGCGTCGCTGGCCATGGCGGCGCTGCTGCGCGACGAAGGCCGCAATGACGAAGCAATCGAAGTGCTGGAACAGATCGCACCGTATTTCGACACGTCATCCAGTGCCACCGATGTGCGGTCCCTGTTCGCGATGATCAGGAGGCTGCGCTCGCGTCATGGCAAAGCCATCCAGCGCGCGGTGTTCGAATTGCCGCAGCGGGAAGCGCATCGGTTTAACGATTCCATCGAACGCGTTGGCTAG
- the gcvA gene encoding transcriptional regulator GcvA codes for MHNRVTLKSIQAFEAAARLSSFALAAEELFVTPSAVSHQIKLLEEQLSIRLFHRLHRTVLLTDSGRQYAEEISSAFARIDAATREIGRVAKSDILTIHCTPSFATQWLMPRIARFSAAHTDIDVRLNASSEAADLISGAVDIDIRYGPRKLQPAGTLVLELPPETIVPLCAPALMSGDYPLRSVADLQHHPLIHSEGCLVGWRDWMRLHRKTRIDIGRGPRFDRSFMALSAAVDGLGVCLESLLLAQRELETGRLVAPFGTDGLDVHGYTLNLLKSRADLPKLRSFQDWLFAELER; via the coding sequence ATGCACAATCGCGTCACCCTCAAGTCGATACAAGCCTTCGAAGCGGCCGCCCGGCTATCGTCGTTCGCGCTCGCAGCAGAAGAACTGTTCGTGACGCCCTCGGCAGTGAGCCATCAAATCAAGCTGCTCGAAGAGCAATTGAGCATTCGTCTGTTTCATCGCTTGCATCGAACGGTGCTGTTGACGGACTCGGGCAGGCAATACGCAGAGGAAATCAGTTCGGCGTTCGCGCGTATCGACGCGGCCACGCGCGAGATCGGCCGCGTGGCGAAGAGCGACATCCTCACGATTCACTGCACGCCGAGTTTCGCGACCCAATGGCTGATGCCGCGCATCGCGCGCTTCAGCGCGGCGCATACGGATATCGACGTGCGTTTGAATGCATCATCGGAAGCGGCGGATCTGATTTCAGGAGCGGTCGATATCGACATCCGCTACGGTCCGCGCAAGCTGCAGCCGGCCGGCACGCTGGTGCTGGAATTGCCGCCGGAGACGATCGTGCCGCTGTGCGCGCCGGCGTTGATGAGCGGCGACTATCCGTTGCGCAGCGTCGCGGACTTGCAGCACCATCCGCTGATTCATAGCGAGGGCTGTCTGGTCGGCTGGCGGGACTGGATGCGTTTGCACCGCAAGACGCGGATCGATATTGGACGCGGACCGCGCTTCGACCGCTCGTTCATGGCGTTGAGCGCCGCGGTCGATGGGTTGGGCGTGTGCCTGGAGAGCCTGCTGCTCGCGCAACGCGAACTGGAAACCGGGCGGCTCGTCGCGCCGTTCGGTACGGACGGTCTCGACGTGCACGGCTACACGTTGAACCTGTTGAAGTCGCGTGCCGACTTGCCGAAGCTGCGCAGCTTTCAGGACTGGCTGTTTGCTGAACTGGAACGGTGA
- a CDS encoding transketolase, whose amino-acid sequence MNPGEPAPYAQLAEHAYQIRRNALRMGEVQGQGYIGQALDIADVLAVAYFRAMRYRADDPDWEGRDRFLLSNGHYAIALYAALIEAGIIADEELETYGSDDSRLPMSGMASYTPGMEMSGGSLGQGLTIAVGRCLGLKRKGSDATVYTLFSDGELDEGAIWEGLMSAAHWKLDNLIAMVDVNNQQADGPSSAVMAFEPLVEKLQAFGWFVQRVDGNDLAAVVAAFDAARAHPEAQPRVIVCDTRMGCGVPFLEAREKNHFIRVDAHEWQLALQALEAGRTV is encoded by the coding sequence ATGAATCCAGGAGAACCCGCACCGTACGCCCAGCTCGCGGAGCACGCCTACCAGATCCGCCGCAACGCGCTGCGCATGGGCGAGGTGCAAGGGCAAGGCTATATCGGCCAGGCGCTCGACATCGCCGACGTGCTGGCGGTCGCCTACTTCCGCGCCATGCGTTATCGCGCCGACGATCCCGACTGGGAAGGCCGCGACCGCTTCCTGCTCTCCAACGGCCACTACGCGATCGCGTTGTACGCGGCGCTGATCGAAGCCGGCATCATCGCCGACGAAGAACTGGAGACCTACGGCAGCGACGACAGCCGCCTGCCGATGTCCGGCATGGCGAGCTACACGCCCGGCATGGAGATGTCCGGCGGCTCGCTCGGCCAGGGGCTGACGATCGCGGTCGGCCGCTGCCTGGGTCTGAAGCGCAAGGGTTCGGACGCCACCGTCTACACACTGTTTTCGGACGGCGAACTCGACGAAGGCGCGATATGGGAAGGTCTCATGTCCGCCGCGCACTGGAAGCTGGACAACCTGATCGCGATGGTCGATGTCAACAACCAGCAAGCCGACGGGCCGTCCTCGGCGGTCATGGCGTTCGAGCCGCTGGTCGAGAAGCTGCAGGCGTTCGGCTGGTTCGTGCAGCGCGTGGACGGCAACGATCTCGCGGCGGTGGTCGCCGCGTTCGATGCGGCGCGCGCGCATCCCGAAGCGCAGCCGCGGGTCATCGTTTGCGATACGCGTATGGGCTGCGGCGTGCCGTTCCTCGAAGCACGCGAGAAAAACCACTTTATCCGCGTCGATGCGCACGAGTGGCAACTCGCGCTGCAAGCGCTCGAAGCCGGGAGAACCGTATGA
- a CDS encoding transketolase family protein, with protein sequence MSAAAPKPRLKTSAMIASIAGEGQITRSAPFGHALVELARNRPEVVGMTADLGKYTDLHLFAKEYPERFYQMGMAEQLLMGAAAGMAHEGAQPFVTTYAVFAARRAYDFIHQAIAEDNLDVKLVCALPGLTTGYGPSHQAAEDLALFRAMPNLTVIDPCDALEIEQMVPAIADHRGPVYARLLRGNVPVVLDEYDYQFELGKAKLLRDGAEVLIISSGIMTMRALETAKALAADRVDVGVLHVPTIKPLDAVTLLREVRRPGRLVIVAENHTVIGGLGEAAATVLLTNGVTPAFRQIGLPDAFLDAGALPTLHDRYGISTEAMCDTIKGWLR encoded by the coding sequence ATGAGCGCCGCCGCACCGAAACCGCGTCTGAAGACATCGGCGATGATCGCCTCGATCGCCGGCGAAGGCCAGATCACCCGCTCCGCGCCGTTCGGCCACGCGCTGGTGGAGTTGGCGCGCAACCGGCCCGAAGTGGTCGGCATGACCGCCGACCTCGGCAAATACACCGACCTGCATCTGTTCGCGAAGGAATACCCCGAGCGCTTCTACCAGATGGGCATGGCCGAGCAGCTGCTGATGGGCGCCGCCGCCGGCATGGCGCACGAAGGCGCGCAGCCGTTCGTCACCACCTATGCAGTGTTCGCCGCGCGCCGCGCCTACGACTTCATTCACCAGGCGATCGCCGAGGACAACCTCGACGTCAAGCTGGTCTGCGCACTGCCCGGCCTCACGACCGGTTACGGTCCGAGCCACCAGGCGGCCGAAGACCTCGCCCTGTTCCGCGCGATGCCGAACCTCACGGTGATCGACCCATGCGACGCGCTTGAAATCGAGCAGATGGTGCCGGCGATTGCCGACCATCGCGGCCCGGTGTATGCGCGGCTCTTGCGCGGCAACGTGCCGGTCGTGCTCGACGAATACGACTATCAGTTCGAACTCGGCAAAGCCAAGCTGCTGCGCGACGGCGCCGAAGTGCTGATCATCTCGTCCGGGATCATGACGATGCGCGCGCTCGAAACGGCCAAGGCGCTCGCCGCCGACCGCGTCGACGTGGGCGTGCTGCATGTGCCGACCATCAAGCCGCTCGACGCCGTCACACTGCTGCGCGAAGTGCGCCGGCCGGGGCGCCTCGTGATCGTCGCGGAGAACCATACGGTGATCGGCGGGCTTGGCGAGGCCGCGGCCACCGTGCTGCTGACCAACGGCGTCACGCCGGCCTTCCGTCAGATCGGCCTGCCGGACGCCTTTCTCGACGCCGGCGCGCTGCCGACGCTGCACGACCGCTACGGCATTTCGACCGAGGCGATGTGCGACACCATCAAAGGCTGGCTGCGCTAG
- a CDS encoding SDR family NAD(P)-dependent oxidoreductase, with protein sequence MSESRLLDGKVAVISGGASPRGIGMATARKFAAHGARIAIFDLDEKAAVEAAASIGPEHRGYVCNVTDRGACQAAVERTVADFGSIDILINNAGITQAAKFLDIDPESWDRILDVNLRGVLYLSQAVVPQMKKQKSGSIGCMSSVSAQRGGGILGGPHYSAAKAGVLGLAKAMARELGNDGIRVNCVTPGLIQTDINAGKISDDKRVEILSGIPLNRLGVPDDVAGAFLFLASDLSSYITGAVIDVNGGMLIHG encoded by the coding sequence ATGTCAGAGTCACGTCTTCTCGACGGCAAGGTCGCCGTCATTTCCGGCGGCGCGTCGCCGCGCGGCATCGGCATGGCCACCGCGCGCAAATTCGCCGCTCACGGCGCGCGCATCGCCATTTTCGATCTCGACGAAAAGGCCGCGGTGGAAGCCGCCGCGTCGATCGGACCCGAGCATCGCGGTTATGTGTGCAATGTCACCGACCGCGGCGCATGCCAGGCGGCTGTGGAGCGCACCGTCGCCGATTTCGGTTCGATCGATATCCTGATCAATAACGCCGGCATCACCCAGGCGGCCAAATTCCTCGACATCGACCCGGAAAGCTGGGACCGCATTCTCGACGTCAATCTGCGCGGCGTGCTGTATCTGTCGCAAGCAGTCGTGCCGCAAATGAAGAAGCAGAAGAGCGGGTCGATTGGCTGCATGTCGTCGGTGTCGGCGCAGCGCGGCGGCGGCATTCTGGGCGGCCCGCACTATTCGGCGGCCAAAGCCGGTGTGCTCGGTCTCGCCAAAGCAATGGCGCGCGAACTCGGCAACGACGGCATTCGCGTGAACTGCGTGACGCCGGGGCTGATCCAGACCGACATCAACGCCGGCAAGATCAGCGACGACAAGCGCGTCGAGATTCTTTCAGGCATTCCGCTGAATCGCCTGGGCGTGCCCGACGATGTGGCCGGCGCGTTCCTGTTCCTTGCGTCGGACCTGTCCTCGTACATTACCGGCGCGGTGATCGACGTGAATGGCGGCATGCTGATTCACGGCTGA
- a CDS encoding TRAP transporter substrate-binding protein, whose product MTTRSNAPQGISRRSFLKAGATLSAAVPLWSVSRRAMAAPEFSYKLATGQDPTHPVNIRAQEAINHIREATNGRLDIKLFPQNQLGSDTDLLSQVRNGGVEFFNQASSILATLTPAAGIVNTGFAFKDYDAVWKAMDGDLGNYIRGQIGKSGLVSVSKVWDNGFRQISSSTRALRAPADLKGFKIRVPQAPMLTSLFKALDAGPAPINFNELYSALQTGVVEGQENPLPIIATAKLYEVQKYISLTSHVWDGYWILGNRAAWERLPAEMRTIVTREFEKAAMLQRADIAKLSGSLRDDLKAKGITFIDVDRESFRAALAKTSFYHDWKSKYGDEAWGLLEKSVGKLG is encoded by the coding sequence ATGACTACCCGTTCGAACGCCCCGCAGGGCATCAGCCGCCGCAGCTTTCTGAAGGCCGGTGCGACCCTGTCCGCAGCCGTGCCGTTATGGAGCGTCTCGCGGCGCGCCATGGCGGCGCCCGAGTTCTCGTACAAGCTCGCCACCGGCCAAGACCCGACGCATCCGGTCAATATCCGCGCGCAGGAGGCGATCAATCACATTCGCGAAGCGACCAACGGCCGCCTCGACATCAAGCTGTTTCCGCAGAATCAGCTCGGCTCCGACACCGACCTGCTCTCGCAGGTGCGCAACGGCGGCGTGGAGTTCTTCAACCAGGCCTCGTCGATTCTCGCGACGCTCACGCCGGCCGCGGGCATCGTCAACACCGGCTTCGCGTTCAAGGACTACGACGCCGTGTGGAAAGCCATGGACGGCGACCTCGGCAATTACATTCGCGGTCAGATCGGCAAGTCCGGGCTCGTGTCGGTCAGCAAGGTGTGGGACAACGGCTTCCGGCAGATCAGTTCGTCCACGCGCGCGCTGCGTGCGCCGGCCGACCTGAAGGGCTTCAAGATCCGCGTGCCGCAAGCGCCGATGCTGACCTCGCTGTTCAAGGCACTCGACGCGGGCCCCGCGCCGATCAACTTCAACGAACTGTATTCGGCCTTGCAGACCGGCGTGGTGGAAGGCCAGGAAAATCCGCTGCCGATCATCGCCACGGCCAAGCTCTATGAAGTGCAGAAGTACATCAGCCTCACTTCGCACGTGTGGGACGGTTACTGGATTCTCGGCAACCGCGCCGCGTGGGAGCGACTGCCGGCGGAAATGCGCACCATTGTCACGCGCGAATTCGAAAAGGCCGCGATGCTGCAGCGCGCGGACATCGCGAAGCTGAGCGGTTCCCTGCGCGACGATCTGAAGGCCAAGGGCATTACTTTCATCGACGTGGATCGTGAGTCGTTCCGCGCCGCACTGGCCAAGACGAGCTTCTACCACGACTGGAAGAGCAAATACGGCGACGAAGCCTGGGGTCTCTTGGAGAAGTCCGTCGGAAAACTGGGGTGA
- a CDS encoding TRAP transporter large permease, with amino-acid sequence MISISYSHERQHRFACALDSALGHLVEIPAALLVLAEIVVLLAGVTSRYILHAPLVWSDELASMLFLWLAMLGAVIALRRGEHMRMTALVGMTPPGVRAFLDVVAIAAPIAFLAMVIGPAISFAQDESFITTPALELSNSWRAAALPIGSALMLLVAVVRLARMGNWRLVLGAVATVGALVGIFIALGPLLRDLGNLNLLIFFVGLVALGVLSGVPIAFSFGLATFGYLALTTNTPMPVVVGRMDEGMSHLILLSVPLFVFLGQLIEMTGMAAAMIAFLASLLGHVRGGLSYVLVGAMYLVSGISGSKAADMAAVAPVLFPEMKARGAKPGDLVALLAATGAQTETIPPSLVLITLGSVTGVSISALFTGGMLPGIVLAITLCIVVQWRYRREDMSSVKRATRGEILRKLVIAFPALALPFVIRAAVVEGIATATEVSTIGIAYAVLAGLLIYRRFEWKRLKPMLIDTATLSGAILLIIGAATAMAWALTQSGFSGQLAQTLGALPGGAAMFMAASICMFVILGSVLEGIPAIVLFGPLMFPIARAMHIHDVHYAMVVILSMGVGLFAPPFGVGYYSACAVSRIHPDEGMKPILGYIAALMAGLIIVAAVPWISTGFLH; translated from the coding sequence ATGATCTCGATCTCTTATTCACACGAGCGGCAGCACCGCTTCGCCTGTGCGCTCGATTCAGCGCTCGGGCATCTGGTGGAGATTCCCGCTGCCTTGCTCGTGCTGGCGGAAATCGTCGTGCTGCTGGCCGGCGTGACGAGCCGCTATATCCTGCACGCACCGCTCGTCTGGTCCGACGAACTGGCCTCCATGCTGTTCCTCTGGCTCGCCATGCTCGGCGCCGTGATTGCCTTGCGGCGCGGCGAGCATATGCGAATGACCGCGCTGGTCGGCATGACACCGCCGGGCGTGCGCGCGTTTCTCGACGTCGTGGCGATCGCCGCGCCGATCGCGTTTCTCGCGATGGTGATCGGGCCGGCCATCAGCTTCGCGCAAGACGAGTCGTTCATCACCACGCCCGCGCTCGAACTGTCGAATTCGTGGCGCGCCGCCGCGTTGCCGATCGGTTCCGCGCTGATGCTGCTGGTCGCCGTGGTGCGCCTTGCGCGCATGGGCAACTGGCGCCTCGTGCTGGGCGCTGTCGCGACGGTCGGCGCGCTGGTCGGCATCTTCATCGCGCTCGGCCCGCTGTTGCGCGACCTCGGCAATCTCAACCTGCTGATCTTCTTCGTTGGCCTCGTGGCGCTCGGCGTGCTGAGCGGCGTGCCTATCGCGTTCTCGTTCGGCCTCGCCACCTTCGGTTATCTCGCGCTGACCACGAACACGCCGATGCCGGTGGTGGTCGGCCGGATGGACGAAGGCATGTCGCATCTGATCCTGCTGTCCGTGCCGCTCTTCGTGTTCCTCGGCCAGTTGATCGAGATGACCGGCATGGCCGCGGCGATGATCGCGTTTCTCGCGAGCCTGCTGGGTCACGTGCGCGGCGGTCTTTCGTACGTGCTGGTCGGCGCGATGTATCTCGTCTCCGGTATCTCGGGATCGAAAGCCGCCGACATGGCCGCGGTCGCACCCGTGCTGTTTCCGGAGATGAAAGCGCGCGGCGCGAAACCCGGCGACCTGGTCGCGCTGCTCGCCGCGACCGGCGCGCAGACCGAGACGATTCCGCCGAGCCTCGTGCTGATCACGCTCGGCTCCGTGACCGGCGTGTCGATCTCCGCGCTCTTCACCGGCGGCATGCTGCCGGGCATCGTACTGGCGATCACGCTGTGCATCGTCGTGCAATGGCGTTACCGGCGTGAAGACATGTCGAGCGTCAAGCGCGCGACGCGCGGCGAGATTCTGCGCAAGCTGGTGATCGCGTTTCCGGCGCTCGCGCTGCCGTTCGTGATTCGCGCGGCGGTGGTCGAAGGCATCGCGACGGCGACCGAAGTCTCGACCATCGGCATCGCCTACGCGGTGCTGGCCGGCTTGCTGATCTATCGCCGCTTCGAGTGGAAACGGCTCAAGCCGATGCTGATCGATACCGCCACGCTCTCGGGCGCGATTCTGCTGATCATCGGCGCGGCCACCGCAATGGCTTGGGCGCTGACGCAATCGGGCTTCTCGGGCCAGCTCGCACAGACCTTGGGCGCTTTGCCGGGCGGCGCGGCGATGTTCATGGCGGCGTCGATCTGCATGTTCGTGATTCTCGGCAGCGTACTCGAAGGCATTCCGGCCATCGTGCTGTTCGGCCCGCTGATGTTTCCGATCGCGCGGGCCATGCATATCCACGACGTGCATTACGCCATGGTCGTGATCCTCTCGATGGGCGTGGGCCTGTTCGCACCGCCGTTCGGCGTGGGCTACTACTCCGCTTGCGCGGTGAGCCGCATCCATCCGGACGAAGGCATGAAGCCGATTCTCGGCTACATCGCCGCGTTGATGGCCGGGCTGATCATCGTGGCCGCAGTGCCGTGGATTTCGACGGGCTTCCTGCATTGA